From Rudanella lutea DSM 19387, a single genomic window includes:
- the clpB gene encoding ATP-dependent chaperone ClpB, with protein MNFNNYTIKAQEVVQHAAQMAQGNGQQTVETGHVLKAILEEDPNTVGFLARKLGSDTKKLTLALDAIVNGYPKVSISGGSQQGIYLGNELNAALQRAQTQMKDFGDEFVSVEMMLLGLVGGKDAVATLLKDIGFTEKTLKDAIRELRGKNNPVKDQNAEATYQSLERYGINLNKRASEGKIDPVIGRDEEIRRVLQILSRRTKNNPMLLGEPGVGKTAIVEGLAQRIVQGDVPENLKSKIIMSLDMGLLVAGAKYKGEFEERLKAVIKEVTDSDGEIVLFIDEIHTLIGAGGGGEGAMDAANLLKPALARGELHAIGATTLKEYQKYIEKDKALERRFQAVMVDEPDVQDAISILRGIKERYELHHGVRIKDDAVIAAVELSNRYISDRFLPDKAIDLMDEAAAKLRLEIDSVPEELDELNRRIMQLEIEREAIRRENDKDKETLLSKQIADLNEQRNALKARWETEKQSVNESRTLKEQLDTLRIEAEQAERAGDYGKVAEIRYGRIPEIENRLKTLTSDGQPADGADRMLQEEVTSEDIAEVVAKWTGIPVSRMLQSERDKLLFLEAELGKRVAGQEEAIQVVADAVRRSRAGMQDPKRPIGSFIFLGTTGVGKTELAKALAEFLFNDENALVRIDMSEFQERHAVSRLIGAPPGYVGYDEGGQLTEAVRRKPYSVVLLDEIEKAHPDVFNILLQVLDDGRLTDNKGRVANFKNTIIIMTSNIGSHIIRERFAEINDRNADQVIESTKDEVFELLKQTVRPEFLNRIDELVMFQPLSKREVRKIMDIQFRQIQHRLAEQGITLEADNEVLDFIAREGFDPQFGARPLKRVLQRRILNALSKEILSGRIQKNAIVGMMLNEDENGKEDIIFYNLDKVVPILQ; from the coding sequence ATGAACTTTAACAACTATACTATTAAGGCGCAGGAAGTCGTGCAACACGCGGCTCAGATGGCGCAGGGCAACGGGCAACAGACTGTCGAAACCGGCCATGTGCTCAAAGCCATTCTGGAAGAAGACCCCAACACGGTCGGATTTCTGGCCAGGAAACTCGGCTCCGATACGAAAAAACTGACCCTGGCACTCGACGCTATTGTAAACGGTTACCCGAAAGTATCCATCAGCGGTGGTTCGCAGCAGGGTATCTACCTCGGCAACGAGTTGAATGCGGCTTTGCAACGCGCACAGACGCAGATGAAAGACTTTGGCGACGAGTTCGTCAGCGTCGAAATGATGCTGCTGGGCCTCGTGGGCGGTAAAGACGCCGTCGCTACCCTCCTGAAAGACATTGGTTTTACCGAAAAGACCTTAAAAGATGCCATTCGCGAACTGCGTGGCAAAAACAACCCTGTGAAAGACCAAAATGCAGAAGCCACGTACCAATCGCTCGAACGGTACGGCATTAACCTGAACAAGCGCGCCAGCGAGGGCAAAATTGACCCCGTTATCGGTCGCGACGAAGAGATTCGGCGGGTGCTTCAGATCCTGAGTCGCCGGACCAAAAATAACCCGATGCTGCTGGGTGAGCCCGGCGTCGGCAAAACCGCCATTGTCGAGGGCCTGGCCCAGCGGATCGTGCAGGGCGACGTTCCCGAAAACCTCAAGTCGAAGATCATCATGTCGCTCGACATGGGTCTGCTCGTGGCCGGTGCCAAGTACAAAGGCGAATTTGAAGAGCGCCTGAAAGCGGTTATCAAAGAAGTGACCGACTCCGATGGTGAAATCGTACTCTTTATCGATGAGATTCACACGCTTATTGGCGCGGGCGGTGGTGGCGAAGGCGCGATGGATGCCGCCAACCTCCTAAAACCCGCCCTGGCTCGTGGCGAATTGCACGCCATTGGGGCTACCACGCTGAAAGAATATCAGAAATACATTGAGAAGGATAAGGCCCTCGAACGCCGGTTCCAGGCTGTGATGGTCGACGAACCCGACGTACAGGACGCCATCTCGATTCTGCGCGGTATCAAGGAGCGCTACGAGCTGCACCACGGGGTTCGCATCAAAGACGATGCTGTGATTGCCGCCGTCGAACTCTCGAACCGCTACATCTCCGACCGGTTTTTGCCCGACAAGGCCATTGACCTGATGGACGAAGCCGCTGCCAAACTTCGGCTCGAAATCGACTCCGTTCCCGAAGAACTGGACGAGCTGAACCGGCGCATTATGCAGCTCGAAATTGAGCGCGAGGCCATCCGGCGCGAAAACGATAAAGACAAAGAGACGCTGTTGAGCAAGCAGATTGCCGACCTCAACGAGCAGCGTAATGCGCTGAAAGCCCGCTGGGAAACCGAGAAACAATCGGTCAACGAAAGCCGGACGCTCAAAGAGCAACTCGATACCCTGCGTATCGAAGCCGAGCAGGCCGAACGGGCGGGCGACTACGGCAAAGTAGCCGAGATTCGCTACGGCCGCATTCCCGAAATCGAAAACCGGCTCAAGACACTTACGAGCGACGGACAACCCGCCGATGGGGCCGACCGCATGCTACAGGAAGAGGTGACGTCGGAAGATATTGCCGAAGTAGTGGCCAAGTGGACCGGGATTCCGGTAAGCCGGATGTTGCAGTCGGAGCGCGACAAGCTGCTGTTCCTCGAAGCCGAACTGGGCAAGCGGGTGGCTGGTCAGGAAGAAGCCATTCAGGTAGTGGCCGATGCCGTACGCCGGAGCCGCGCAGGTATGCAGGACCCCAAACGGCCGATTGGTTCGTTTATCTTCCTCGGCACCACCGGGGTCGGTAAAACCGAGTTGGCCAAGGCGCTGGCTGAGTTTTTGTTCAACGACGAGAACGCCCTGGTCCGCATCGATATGAGCGAGTTTCAGGAACGCCATGCCGTAAGCCGGTTGATTGGTGCCCCTCCGGGCTACGTGGGTTACGACGAAGGCGGTCAGCTGACCGAGGCCGTTCGTCGGAAACCCTACTCGGTGGTTCTGCTCGACGAAATCGAGAAAGCGCACCCCGACGTGTTCAACATCCTGCTGCAAGTGCTCGACGATGGCCGCCTGACCGACAACAAAGGACGCGTGGCCAACTTCAAGAACACGATCATCATCATGACATCGAACATCGGCTCGCACATTATCCGCGAGCGCTTCGCCGAGATCAACGACCGCAACGCCGATCAGGTGATTGAAAGCACCAAAGATGAGGTGTTCGAGTTGCTGAAGCAGACGGTTCGGCCTGAGTTTCTGAACCGAATCGACGAACTGGTGATGTTCCAGCCGCTGAGCAAGCGTGAAGTGCGCAAGATCATGGACATTCAGTTCCGGCAGATTCAGCACCGGCTGGCCGAGCAGGGTATTACCCTCGAAGCCGATAATGAGGTGCTCGACTTCATCGCCCGTGAAGGCTTCGACCCGCAGTTTGGTGCCCGACCGCTGAAGCGCGTCCTGCAACGTCGCATTCTGAACGCCCTCTCGAAAGAGATTCTGTCGGGTCGGATTCAGAAAAACGCGATCGTGGGCATGATGCTCAACGAAGACGAAAACGGCAAAGAGGACATCATCTTCTACAACCTGGACAAGGTGGTGCCGATACTTCAATAA
- a CDS encoding rubredoxin codes for MRDYYTLKINLPAGIVSPGTLQTILRLAYAANVRKVQFGARQQLLMTVHYEVMRFLEKDLHQHGIVYETNPEEYPNIISSYCGEDVFHTGAWLRESEYHTILDQFEYRPRLKINLSDSRQSFTPFFTGNLNFIASPEPHFWYLYVRPKRTNSLFCWPELIYSNHIGRMAHAVEKAMLDSGHHDEQALVRAVTEGQSFITQPVGQEVDLPQFSLPYYEGFNRYGQRSWLGLYRPDEQFSVAFLLDLCALCLQTRIGELCSTPWKSLIIKGIEEKDRAAWSFVLGKHNINVRHAANGLAWQTEDHSDEGSQLKNYILRYFDRDDTRTFGLCFGIQTRPKTEVFGSVLIRKRPILRIGQLALFSVYDLFYTENFNPNSRVYHLFEKGLLRLHLPNQLNRLCRTFNARRLAQTPDTIRPEPDKTDTTPVVVVPLYECPHCLTVYDEQYGDCLNGIAPGVSFANLPAEYACPTCDAPRSEFRSVAHAIV; via the coding sequence ATGCGCGATTATTATACCCTCAAAATCAACTTGCCCGCCGGTATCGTGTCGCCGGGAACGTTGCAGACTATTCTTCGCCTGGCCTACGCGGCCAACGTTCGGAAGGTTCAGTTTGGTGCCCGGCAGCAGTTGCTCATGACCGTACATTATGAGGTGATGCGGTTTCTGGAAAAAGACCTGCATCAGCACGGCATCGTGTACGAAACCAACCCCGAAGAGTACCCCAACATCATCAGTTCCTACTGTGGTGAAGACGTGTTTCATACAGGTGCCTGGTTGCGTGAGAGTGAGTATCATACCATTCTGGACCAGTTTGAATACCGCCCGCGGCTCAAAATAAACCTCTCCGATTCCCGGCAGAGTTTTACCCCCTTTTTTACAGGAAATCTGAATTTTATAGCCTCGCCGGAGCCTCATTTCTGGTACCTGTATGTTCGGCCGAAACGGACTAATTCGCTGTTCTGCTGGCCTGAGCTGATCTACAGCAACCACATTGGTCGGATGGCCCACGCCGTTGAGAAAGCTATGCTCGACAGCGGCCACCACGACGAGCAGGCGCTGGTTCGGGCGGTAACCGAAGGGCAGTCGTTCATAACGCAGCCGGTGGGGCAGGAGGTCGATTTACCCCAGTTTTCGTTACCGTATTACGAAGGATTCAACCGGTACGGACAGCGGTCGTGGTTGGGTTTATACCGGCCCGACGAGCAGTTTTCGGTGGCGTTTTTGCTGGATCTCTGTGCGCTTTGCCTGCAGACCCGCATTGGCGAGCTATGTTCAACGCCCTGGAAGTCGCTTATCATCAAAGGAATTGAAGAGAAAGACCGGGCGGCCTGGTCGTTTGTGCTGGGCAAACATAACATCAACGTGCGGCACGCGGCCAATGGATTAGCGTGGCAAACGGAGGATCATTCCGACGAGGGGAGCCAGTTGAAAAACTACATCCTACGCTATTTCGACCGTGACGATACGCGTACGTTTGGCCTGTGTTTTGGTATTCAAACCCGCCCCAAAACAGAAGTATTTGGTTCGGTACTGATTCGGAAACGACCGATTTTGCGGATTGGGCAACTGGCCCTGTTCAGCGTGTATGACCTGTTTTACACGGAAAATTTCAATCCGAACAGCCGGGTTTATCATCTCTTCGAGAAGGGGTTACTCAGACTGCATCTCCCCAACCAGCTGAACCGGCTTTGCCGGACGTTCAATGCGCGTCGGCTGGCGCAAACGCCCGATACCATCCGTCCCGAACCCGATAAGACTGATACAACGCCGGTAGTTGTGGTGCCCCTGTACGAGTGTCCGCACTGCCTGACGGTGTACGACGAACAGTATGGCGACTGTCTCAACGGAATTGCCCCCGGTGTTTCGTTTGCGAACCTGCCGGCCGAGTATGCCTGCCCCACCTGCGATGCGCCCCGGTCCGAGTTTCGGTCCGTTGCACACGCGATAGTGTAA
- a CDS encoding DUF418 domain-containing protein gives MTTSAPLTLSPTVAATRAPRIETVDALRGAALFGILLVHAAQWFAAGPLPGSVYGAHASGVGNTITQTIVGIFFDGKFYTFFSFLFGLSFALMLTRSTDSPGRFYARFAWRLVILGAIGLLHHAQWRGDILSIYAMLGFLMLPFGRLSNRVVLIVGLLLVANLPNRVQSVYNAIATAPAKAQAGQPPQNFEKEAQAYYDLLTKGSYAALVESNLNAFDDKMQFQIDSGRIYITLGFFLLGLYAGRRRLFQKIGENKRLFRQLTRSCGFGVLAIILLFLTAIAIIGQNNQPPKAIDLTLGFLYDVGNSALTIFYITGLTLLFQRANWQKIVRLLASVGKMALTSYILQTVIGCLLFFGYGLGLLGKTELWQAALLTFPILFVQILFSQWWLARFRYGPLEWLWRSLTYGKAQPMRV, from the coding sequence ATGACCACTTCTGCTCCCCTTACCCTTTCTCCGACCGTTGCTGCTACCCGGGCCCCGCGCATCGAAACGGTTGACGCCCTGCGCGGGGCGGCCCTCTTTGGCATCCTGCTCGTTCATGCCGCGCAATGGTTTGCGGCCGGCCCACTGCCGGGTAGCGTTTATGGGGCACACGCGAGTGGCGTGGGCAACACGATTACCCAAACAATTGTCGGCATTTTCTTCGATGGTAAATTCTACACCTTTTTCTCGTTTCTGTTCGGTCTGAGCTTTGCGCTCATGCTCACCCGCTCCACCGATTCGCCGGGCCGTTTTTATGCCCGTTTTGCCTGGCGATTGGTTATCCTCGGCGCCATTGGTCTGCTACACCATGCCCAATGGCGGGGCGATATTCTGTCGATCTACGCCATGCTCGGTTTTCTGATGCTCCCGTTCGGCCGGCTGTCCAACAGGGTAGTGCTGATCGTTGGTTTGTTGCTTGTCGCCAACCTGCCCAATCGGGTTCAGTCCGTGTACAACGCCATTGCAACAGCGCCCGCCAAGGCCCAAGCTGGACAACCCCCTCAAAATTTCGAGAAAGAAGCGCAGGCCTATTACGATCTGCTGACGAAAGGCAGTTACGCGGCTCTTGTTGAGTCGAACCTGAACGCCTTCGACGATAAAATGCAGTTTCAGATCGATAGCGGCCGCATTTACATTACGCTGGGTTTCTTCCTGTTGGGTCTGTACGCCGGTCGTCGGCGACTGTTCCAAAAAATAGGCGAAAACAAGCGGCTGTTCCGTCAGCTAACCCGATCCTGCGGATTTGGCGTGCTGGCCATTATCCTTCTATTCCTGACCGCCATCGCCATCATCGGCCAAAACAACCAGCCTCCCAAGGCCATTGATCTGACATTGGGCTTTCTCTACGATGTGGGCAACTCCGCCCTGACGATCTTTTACATCACGGGCCTGACCCTGTTGTTTCAGCGTGCCAACTGGCAAAAGATCGTCCGGCTGCTGGCATCGGTCGGCAAAATGGCCCTGACCAGCTACATCCTCCAGACCGTGATCGGGTGCCTGTTATTTTTTGGGTACGGCCTGGGGCTACTCGGCAAAACCGAACTTTGGCAGGCGGCATTGCTCACGTTCCCCATTCTTTTTGTGCAGATCCTGTTCAGTCAGTGGTGGTTAGCGCGGTTCCGGTACGGCCCGCTCGAATGGCTCTGGCGGTCTTTAACGTACGGGAAAGCGCAACCTATGCGGGTGTAA
- a CDS encoding putative Ig domain-containing protein: MADNFGRRGTSTVNVTGVSTPTATLAASGPITCAQPSATLTATGGTSYTLSNGQTNTTGTFSVNTGGTYSVTVANATGCTATASTNVSVDNTPPTATLAASGPITCAQPTATLTATGGTSYKLSDGQTNTNGIFTVATGGAFSVTVTAANGCTATASTNVSVDNTPPTATLAASGVITCAQPTATLTATGGMSYKLSDGQTNTNGIFTVNTGGAFSVTVTAANGCTATASTNVTVDNTPPTATLAASGVITCAQPTATLTATGGTSYKLSDGQTNTTGIFTVGAAGTFSVTVTAANGCTATATTNVSSDNTIPTATLAASGPITCAQPTATLTATGGTSYKLSDGQTNSNGLFTVNAGGAFSVTVTAANGCTATASTNVTVDNTPPTATLAASGVITCAQPTATLTATGGTSYKLSDGQTNSTGIFTVATGGTFSVTVTAANGCTATASTNVSVDNTPPTATLAASGVITCAQPTATLTATGGTSYKLSDGQTNSTGIFTVATGGTFSVTVTAANGCTATASTNVSVDNTPPTATLAASGVITCAQPTATLTATGGASYKLSDGQTNTTGIFTVATGGAFSVTVTATNGCTATASANVTVDNTPPTATLAASGVITCAQPTATLTATGGTSYKLSDGQTNTTGIFTVGTGGTFSVTVTATNGCTATATTNVSSDNTIPTATLAAGGIITCAQPTVTLTATGGASYTLSDGQTNTTGTFTVNIAGPYSVTVSNANGCKATASANVSSDNTPPTATLAASGVITCAQPTATLTATGGTSYKLSDGQTNSTGIFTVATGGTFSVTVTAANGCTATASTNITVDNTPPTATLAASGTITCDQPTATLTATGGTGYKLSDGQTNTTGVFTVGTGGAFSVTVTAANGCTATASVNVSSDNTTPTAGLVSSGMITCAQQSVTLTATGGTSYTLSDGQTNTSGIFAVNTAGLYSVTVSNANGCKATASATVSSDNSVPTVSINAQPATSVTLNQAVTLTASGAATYTWSTGATTASINPPTSATGSTTYSVTGVSANGCSASATVTITVTSPVAPPVSGTCGSPANTIGQPFALVAPTYNCQTGLIQFNTVGGDGSPITYAAIGITSPTSSCTDLVDTQVAEDIRNGRPNVQPFTIFATQNGVTVSYTWNALAACAGGSTGNTAPVVINPVAPQAAVVGSAFSLNVGSVFSDAETPTQLVLSASNLPAGLSLAGTIISGTPSASGVSTVTLTATDPGNLATSTSFQITVSPAASGTTTPPPSGSALTLLTPTYDCATGAITFNTAGGDGTTITYSAVGVQRASATSNTGVVEAGLRADPKPLNITATQSGVTVSISFDFGAFCANPGSGTTTPGSGTTTPGTATCGSSASTIGQTLQITGVTDVNCQTGTFRILTSGGNGSAINYQNIIGLSNNDPNNCVRVVDNPEQLRAINTATSDISPFQLRVTQGTTTSNTFTFNFKGFCTGAARIANEGAADLNVTVLGNPTAQDFVEIEVRGAGNQPVQFAVLSTGGRLVHQVSAQSSQSVIRQRVELGSTAGIYLLQLSTPTQSKTVKIVKQ, translated from the coding sequence GTGGCAGACAACTTTGGTCGGCGGGGGACTAGTACGGTGAATGTAACAGGAGTTAGTACCCCAACAGCGACACTTGCTGCCAGCGGGCCCATCACCTGCGCGCAGCCTTCCGCGACACTCACCGCCACCGGTGGTACCAGCTATACGCTTAGCAATGGACAGACAAATACAACTGGCACCTTTAGTGTTAATACGGGCGGGACATACTCGGTAACAGTTGCTAATGCTACTGGTTGTACGGCAACCGCTTCAACCAATGTAAGTGTAGACAACACACCGCCGACAGCCACTTTGGCGGCCAGTGGGCCCATCACCTGCGCGCAACCTACCGCGACGTTAACGGCAACGGGCGGCACGAGCTACAAGCTCAGCGACGGGCAAACCAACACCAACGGCATCTTTACGGTAGCAACCGGCGGAGCATTTAGCGTAACCGTGACAGCCGCCAACGGGTGTACGGCAACAGCATCGACCAATGTAAGTGTAGACAATACACCGCCGACAGCCACTTTGGCCGCCAGCGGTGTAATCACTTGTGCACAGCCCACCGCAACCCTAACGGCCACCGGTGGCATGAGCTACAAACTGAGCGACGGGCAGACCAACACCAACGGCATCTTTACCGTTAATACAGGGGGAGCTTTCTCGGTGACGGTAACAGCGGCCAATGGTTGTACCGCAACCGCTTCAACGAATGTCACAGTGGACAACACGCCCCCGACAGCCACTCTGGCCGCCAGCGGTGTAATCACCTGCGCGCAACCCACCGCAACCCTGACCGCCACCGGTGGCACGAGCTACAAGCTCAGCGACGGTCAAACCAATACGACCGGCATTTTCACCGTGGGAGCTGCTGGAACATTTAGCGTAACGGTGACAGCCGCTAACGGCTGTACGGCGACGGCTACTACGAACGTCAGCAGCGACAATACAATACCAACAGCAACTCTGGCCGCCAGCGGGCCCATCACCTGCGCGCAACCTACCGCAACCCTAACGGCCACCGGTGGTACGAGCTACAAGCTCAGCGACGGGCAAACCAACAGCAACGGCCTCTTTACGGTTAACGCAGGGGGAGCTTTCTCGGTGACGGTAACAGCGGCCAATGGTTGTACCGCAACCGCTTCAACGAATGTAACTGTAGACAACACGCCCCCGACAGCCACTCTGGCCGCCAGCGGTGTAATCACTTGTGCACAGCCCACCGCAACCCTGACGGCCACCGGCGGCACGAGCTACAAGCTCAGCGACGGACAGACCAACAGCACTGGCATTTTCACAGTAGCCACCGGTGGAACATTTAGCGTAACGGTGACAGCCGCCAACGGGTGTACGGCAACAGCATCGACCAATGTAAGTGTAGACAATACACCGCCGACAGCCACTTTGGCCGCCAGCGGTGTAATCACTTGTGCACAGCCCACCGCAACCCTAACGGCCACCGGTGGCACGAGCTACAAACTGAGCGACGGGCAGACCAACAGCACTGGCATTTTCACAGTAGCCACCGGTGGAACATTTAGCGTAACGGTGACAGCCGCTAACGGGTGTACGGCAACAGCATCGACCAATGTAAGTGTAGACAATACACCGCCGACAGCCACTTTGGCCGCCAGCGGTGTAATTACTTGTGCCCAGCCTACCGCAACCCTAACGGCCACCGGTGGCGCGAGCTACAAGCTCAGCGACGGGCAGACCAATACTACCGGTATCTTCACAGTAGCCACCGGCGGGGCTTTCTCAGTGACGGTAACTGCTACCAATGGCTGCACCGCAACCGCTTCAGCCAATGTAACTGTAGACAACACACCCCCGACAGCCACTTTGGCCGCCAGCGGTGTAATTACTTGTGCCCAGCCTACCGCGACGCTCACCGCCACCGGTGGCACGAGCTACAAGCTCAGCGACGGACAGACCAATACAACAGGTATCTTCACCGTGGGAACCGGGGGTACTTTCTCAGTGACCGTAACAGCCACTAATGGGTGTACCGCAACGGCTACTACGAACGTCAGCAGCGACAATACAATACCAACAGCCACACTAGCTGCTGGCGGTATTATTACCTGCGCGCAGCCAACTGTTACACTAACGGCAACGGGTGGTGCCAGCTATACATTGAGTGATGGCCAGACCAACACAACCGGCACATTTACGGTGAACATTGCCGGACCCTACTCGGTAACGGTATCCAACGCCAACGGCTGTAAAGCAACCGCTTCAGCCAATGTAAGTAGCGATAATACTCCCCCGACAGCCACTCTGGCCGCCAGCGGTGTAATCACTTGTGCACAGCCCACCGCAACCCTGACGGCCACCGGCGGCACGAGCTACAAGCTCAGCGACGGACAGACCAACAGCACTGGCATTTTCACAGTAGCCACCGGTGGAACATTTAGCGTAACGGTGACAGCTGCTAACGGTTGTACGGCTACCGCTTCAACGAATATAACTGTAGACAACACGCCCCCGACGGCCACTCTGGCCGCCAGTGGCACCATCACCTGCGACCAACCCACCGCGACCCTGACGGCTACCGGCGGCACGGGCTACAAACTGAGTGACGGACAAACCAACACCACGGGTGTTTTCACGGTAGGAACTGGGGGCGCTTTCTCCGTGACGGTGACAGCTGCCAATGGTTGTACAGCAACGGCGTCTGTGAATGTAAGCAGCGACAACACGACCCCAACCGCGGGTCTGGTGAGCAGTGGTATGATCACCTGCGCTCAGCAAAGCGTAACGCTAACCGCAACCGGCGGTACTAGTTATACCCTGAGCGATGGGCAAACCAACACCTCAGGCATCTTCGCCGTCAACACGGCCGGTCTTTACTCAGTGACTGTCTCGAACGCCAACGGCTGTAAAGCTACCGCTTCGGCGACCGTTAGCAGCGACAACTCCGTTCCTACGGTATCGATCAATGCGCAACCCGCCACGAGTGTAACGCTCAATCAGGCCGTAACCCTGACAGCCAGCGGTGCGGCTACCTACACCTGGAGTACAGGTGCGACTACGGCGAGCATTAACCCGCCCACCAGCGCTACCGGAAGCACCACCTACTCAGTTACGGGTGTTTCGGCAAATGGCTGTTCGGCTTCGGCTACCGTCACAATCACCGTTACCAGCCCTGTAGCACCGCCTGTTTCAGGCACTTGCGGCAGCCCGGCTAACACAATTGGTCAACCGTTTGCGCTGGTTGCTCCGACCTACAACTGCCAAACAGGCCTGATCCAGTTTAACACGGTGGGTGGTGATGGCTCACCCATTACGTACGCAGCCATTGGTATTACGAGCCCAACCAGCAGCTGTACTGATCTGGTTGACACGCAAGTGGCTGAAGACATCCGTAATGGACGGCCCAACGTGCAGCCATTCACTATTTTCGCGACGCAAAACGGTGTAACGGTTAGCTACACCTGGAATGCACTCGCAGCGTGTGCGGGCGGCTCAACCGGTAACACAGCTCCAGTTGTTATTAATCCAGTAGCTCCACAAGCCGCCGTAGTAGGCAGCGCTTTCAGCCTGAACGTAGGCAGCGTGTTCTCGGATGCAGAGACGCCTACGCAACTGGTACTCTCAGCCAGCAACTTACCCGCCGGCCTTAGCCTCGCAGGAACCATCATCAGTGGTACACCATCGGCATCGGGAGTAAGCACCGTGACGCTGACTGCCACTGACCCTGGTAACCTCGCAACCAGTACCAGCTTCCAGATTACCGTCAGCCCGGCAGCGAGCGGTACCACCACTCCCCCACCATCGGGCAGTGCGCTTACGTTGCTGACGCCAACCTACGACTGTGCTACCGGTGCAATTACCTTCAACACGGCAGGTGGCGACGGCACTACTATCACCTACTCGGCGGTAGGCGTACAACGAGCATCAGCCACGAGCAATACGGGTGTTGTTGAAGCTGGATTACGAGCAGATCCAAAGCCGCTCAACATCACGGCTACACAAAGCGGTGTAACCGTTAGCATCTCGTTTGATTTCGGAGCATTCTGCGCAAATCCGGGCTCGGGCACCACCACACCAGGTTCAGGCACCACCACACCGGGCACCGCTACGTGTGGTAGTTCGGCCAGCACCATCGGCCAAACGTTGCAGATAACCGGGGTAACGGATGTTAATTGCCAGACGGGTACCTTCCGAATTCTGACCAGCGGTGGCAATGGCTCAGCCATTAACTACCAGAATATCATTGGCCTGAGCAATAATGACCCCAACAACTGCGTGCGAGTAGTCGATAATCCCGAGCAGTTACGGGCTATCAACACCGCCACTTCGGATATTTCACCGTTCCAGTTGCGCGTGACCCAGGGAACTACGACCAGTAACACGTTTACGTTTAATTTCAAAGGGTTCTGTACGGGTGCGGCTCGTATCGCCAACGAAGGAGCGGCTGACCTGAACGTAACGGTTCTGGGTAACCCCACCGCACAGGACTTTGTAGAGATTGAAGTTCGCGGGGCCGGCAACCAGCCCGTTCAGTTTGCGGTACTCAGCACCGGAGGTCGCCTGGTACATCAGGTGAGCGCCCAGTCGAGCCAAAGTGTAATCCGGCAGCGGGTCGAGCTCGGCTCAACCGCCGGTATCTACCTGCTCCAACTGAGCACGCCCACGCAGAGCAAAACCGTGAAAATTGTGAAGCAATAA